One window of the Perca flavescens isolate YP-PL-M2 chromosome 5, PFLA_1.0, whole genome shotgun sequence genome contains the following:
- the LOC114555192 gene encoding ubiquitin-conjugating enzyme E2 L3 — translation MAASRRLAKELEEIRRSGMKNFRNIQVEESNLLSWQGLIVPDNPPYDKGAFRIEIIFPTEYPFKPPKITFKTKIYHPNIDEKGQVCLPVISAENWKPATKTDQVIQSLIALVNDPQPEHPLRADLAEEYSKDRKKFLKNAEEFTKKHGEKRPMD, via the exons ATGGCGGCGAGCAGGAGGCTGGCCAAG GAACTTGAAGAGATTCGCAGGTCTGGAATGAAAAACTTCAGAAACATTCAAGTTGAGGAATCAAACCTATTGTCATGGCAAGGGCTCATTGTTCCT GACAACCCTCCTTATGACAAAGGTGCGTTCAGAATCGAAATCATTTTCCCCACCGAGTACCCTTTCAAGCCTCCCAAGATCACATTCAAGACAAAGATCTATCACCCCAACATCGATGAGAAGGGCCAGGTGTGCTTGCCCGTGATCAGCGCAGAGAACTGGAAGCCTGCCACCAAAACTGACCAAG TAATTCAGTCCCTCATTGCGCTGGTGAACGACCCCCAGCCGGAGCATCCCCTTAGGGCAGACCTAGCAGAAGAATACTCAAAGGACCGTAAAAAATTCTTGAAGAACGCTGAAGAGTTTACAAAGAAACACGGTGAAAAGCGGCCAATGGACTGA